One Roseimaritima multifibrata DNA window includes the following coding sequences:
- a CDS encoding acylneuraminate cytidylyltransferase family protein, whose amino-acid sequence MSDTNIAGFIFARGGSKGVVRKNVRMLGGKPLIAHAIEVALESRWLDKIYVSTDCPEIAETAARFGAIIPFMRPPELAADDSPERLAWRHAIEATEQQMGQSIDALVSIPPTAPLRSSDDIDACIDKLLNSTADIVVTAKKAERSPYFNMITLDESAEAHLAAKPPTPIARRQDAPTVYDMTTVAYAARRQAVMEQNSIFEGHVKAVIIPPERAIDIDTEFDFDLAEFLLCRRNKN is encoded by the coding sequence GTGAGTGACACCAATATTGCAGGATTTATCTTTGCGAGAGGAGGATCCAAGGGGGTTGTGCGGAAGAACGTCAGGATGCTTGGAGGGAAACCTCTAATTGCCCACGCTATAGAGGTTGCGTTGGAAAGCCGGTGGCTGGACAAAATTTACGTTTCCACCGACTGCCCTGAAATCGCAGAAACGGCCGCCCGTTTTGGTGCGATTATCCCGTTCATGCGTCCGCCCGAACTTGCTGCAGATGACTCACCCGAGCGACTCGCATGGCGTCATGCGATTGAAGCAACAGAGCAGCAGATGGGCCAATCGATTGATGCTCTGGTAAGCATTCCGCCGACGGCTCCCCTGCGCAGCAGTGATGACATCGACGCCTGCATCGACAAATTGCTGAACTCAACGGCAGATATTGTGGTGACGGCAAAGAAAGCGGAACGGAGCCCCTATTTCAACATGATCACGCTGGATGAATCGGCTGAAGCCCATCTAGCGGCAAAGCCACCAACGCCAATCGCCCGCCGCCAAGACGCCCCCACGGTCTACGACATGACAACGGTCGCCTATGCTGCCCGCCGGCAAGCCGTAATGGAGCAGAATTCGATCTTTGAGGGTCATGTGAAAGCTGTTATCATCCCGCCCGAAAGAGCAATAGATATTGATACTGAGTTCGATTTTGATCTGGCGGAATTTTTACTGTGTCGACGCAACAAAAACTAA
- a CDS encoding Gfo/Idh/MocA family protein — translation MHPAKAECDRVKHLCEEPALQTLIVGYGSIGKRHAQNVRSLIPNAELTILRHRRPPGSDPASAVAARVVYDIQDALSYSPQLAIIASPAPMHIETAIQLANHGVHLLVEKPLSDQLVGIDELLSICQARKTVLLVGYTLRFSQPLQTVRRAIAEGQIGRLLGIHAEVGQYLPDWRPHADYRQSVTAQQSLGGGALLELSHEIDYVRWIAGNVRSLHATAQTLSDLEIDVEDWAELDLQFESGVSGHVHVDMVQRFPVRCGKAIGTHGTLEWDLMSQQVHINSIDSDSKVKLGNHSGTDRNLIYEELVRHFLDCIEGNAQPVCTGADGRAVLEIVLAAKKSAQTGERIDL, via the coding sequence TTGCACCCTGCCAAGGCAGAATGTGACCGAGTCAAACATCTTTGTGAGGAGCCTGCATTGCAGACGTTGATCGTCGGATATGGAAGTATTGGCAAGCGGCACGCGCAAAACGTTCGCTCCCTAATTCCCAATGCAGAACTCACGATACTAAGACATCGCCGTCCCCCCGGCAGCGATCCGGCATCCGCCGTCGCGGCCCGAGTGGTTTATGACATCCAAGATGCTTTAAGCTATTCCCCTCAGCTTGCAATCATCGCCTCCCCCGCCCCGATGCATATCGAAACGGCCATACAATTGGCTAATCACGGGGTCCACCTGCTCGTTGAAAAACCACTCTCGGACCAGTTGGTGGGGATCGACGAACTACTTAGCATTTGCCAGGCACGCAAGACCGTCTTACTAGTCGGGTATACATTGCGATTCAGTCAGCCCCTGCAAACGGTTAGACGAGCAATCGCGGAAGGCCAAATCGGTCGTTTGCTGGGAATTCACGCCGAGGTGGGGCAGTACTTGCCTGACTGGCGTCCCCATGCAGACTACCGCCAAAGCGTCACGGCCCAGCAAAGCCTGGGTGGAGGTGCCTTACTGGAATTGAGCCATGAAATCGATTACGTGAGGTGGATTGCTGGCAATGTTCGCTCTCTGCATGCCACTGCTCAAACGCTTAGCGATTTAGAAATCGACGTCGAAGACTGGGCAGAACTAGACCTTCAATTTGAATCTGGAGTGTCGGGACACGTTCATGTTGACATGGTTCAGCGGTTTCCCGTTCGCTGTGGCAAGGCAATCGGGACCCACGGCACACTGGAGTGGGACCTGATGTCTCAACAGGTTCACATAAACTCAATCGATAGCGACTCGAAAGTCAAACTGGGCAATCATTCAGGCACGGACCGAAACTTGATCTACGAAGAATTAGTGCGTCATTTTCTCGATTGTATTGAAGGAAATGCTCAGCCCGTTTGCACTGGGGCCGATGGGCGTGCCGTCCTTGAAATTGTCTTGGCGGCTAAGAAATCTGCACAAACAGGGGAAAGGATCGATTTGTGA
- a CDS encoding acetyltransferase, which produces MGLTIIYGGGGHAKVLIDAMLEASPRRKMTILDPDSRIWGTEIFGVPIQGDESLLPEMISAGADRFIIGVGSSSHTLLREKLFAAALSHGLQPETVCHPSAICSARASISEGVQLLAGCIVNASALVHSNAIINSGAIVEHDCVIGAHAHIAPGARLAGAVHVGERAHIGAGATVKQGISVGADSVVGAGAVVVNNVHPGSVVVGVPARLLRRLAI; this is translated from the coding sequence ATGGGACTAACGATTATTTACGGTGGTGGAGGCCATGCGAAGGTGTTAATTGACGCCATGCTTGAGGCATCCCCACGCCGTAAAATGACAATCTTGGATCCCGATTCAAGGATCTGGGGAACCGAAATATTCGGAGTCCCGATCCAAGGTGACGAATCCCTTCTGCCCGAAATGATCTCCGCCGGTGCAGATCGTTTTATCATCGGAGTTGGCTCGTCATCGCACACCCTACTACGGGAAAAACTGTTTGCCGCGGCTTTGTCCCATGGGCTGCAACCAGAAACGGTCTGCCATCCAAGTGCGATCTGTTCAGCACGGGCAAGTATTAGCGAAGGCGTACAACTTTTGGCAGGTTGCATTGTCAACGCTTCCGCGTTGGTCCACTCGAATGCCATTATAAATTCGGGCGCGATCGTCGAACACGACTGCGTGATTGGTGCTCATGCACACATTGCACCCGGCGCTCGGCTTGCAGGTGCAGTCCATGTCGGTGAGCGTGCCCATATTGGGGCAGGCGCCACTGTCAAACAAGGAATTTCAGTCGGCGCCGATTCTGTCGTTGGCGCCGGGGCCGTTGTGGTCAATAACGTTCACCCAGGCTCCGTTGTGGTCGGAGTTCCGGCCCGCTTACTCAGGAGATTAGCTATCTAA
- a CDS encoding SDR family oxidoreductase, whose amino-acid sequence MSTQQKLTTPPAGTNENQTIRELMNLSGRVAVVTGGAGHIGIAICEALAELGASVVVVDRDADSCGKLTDRLSKQYQSQTLPLAIDLQIEKEVLSIPDSVENRFGRLDILVNCAAFVGASNLSGWVTDFANQSSDAWRMALELNLTTPFVLTQACAPALAKNGSGSVINVGSIYGVVGPDMRMYENTKMGNPVAYAASKGGLLQMTKWMSTVLAPNVRVNAICPGGIQRGQPDSFQEQYCSRTPMGRMGHEQDMKGAAAYLASDLSAYVTGQNLVVDGGWTAW is encoded by the coding sequence GTGTCGACGCAACAAAAACTAACAACGCCGCCAGCGGGCACGAACGAAAATCAAACGATTCGTGAACTGATGAATCTATCAGGGCGTGTCGCCGTCGTGACAGGTGGCGCGGGTCACATCGGAATCGCAATCTGCGAAGCCCTTGCCGAACTAGGAGCGAGCGTCGTCGTCGTCGACCGGGATGCCGACAGCTGTGGCAAGCTGACCGATAGACTATCGAAACAATATCAGTCTCAAACCTTGCCGCTTGCCATCGATCTCCAAATCGAAAAGGAAGTGTTGTCGATCCCTGACAGCGTTGAAAATCGTTTTGGACGCCTTGATATTCTCGTGAATTGTGCAGCCTTCGTAGGCGCATCGAACCTATCTGGCTGGGTTACCGATTTCGCAAACCAATCGTCGGATGCTTGGCGAATGGCGTTAGAGCTTAATTTGACGACGCCTTTTGTCTTGACCCAAGCCTGTGCTCCAGCGTTAGCGAAAAACGGATCAGGCAGTGTCATCAATGTGGGCTCTATCTACGGTGTCGTTGGTCCTGACATGCGGATGTACGAGAACACCAAAATGGGGAATCCAGTCGCATATGCAGCTAGCAAAGGCGGGCTACTGCAAATGACAAAATGGATGTCGACCGTGCTCGCTCCCAATGTTCGCGTCAACGCAATTTGCCCAGGTGGCATTCAACGGGGACAACCCGATTCGTTCCAAGAACAGTACTGTTCCCGAACGCCGATGGGCCGGATGGGACACGAACAAGACATGAAAGGGGCTGCGGCGTACCTCGCCTCAGATCTATCGGCATACGTGACCGGACAAAATTTGGTTGTGGACGGCGGCTGGACAGCTTGGTAA
- the neuC gene encoding UDP-N-acetylglucosamine 2-epimerase, with product MRTVAVVTAGRSDWGIYLPVLKAIQATDELKLQLIVTGAHSSSLYGSTISEIEAAGFDVSESVEMLMLNDSPESIAKSMGIGMLGIAQVYRRTQPDILLVLGDRFEMHAAATAAVPFKLPIAHIHGGEVTEGAIDDAFRHSITKYSHLHFVSTAAHAKRVIQLGEEPWRVTVCGAPGLDNLRTLTLLTSAELEHRLKIQFTSPPLLVTFHPVTLEFEQTDDQAEQFFAALANFDMPIIVTKPNADTSGQNILQHLDEFGKRPNVRVVDNLGTQAFFSLMSHAAAMVGNSSSGIIETASFQLPTVNVGLRQHGRSRSRNVLDVDCRTESITKAIRQALSTEFRKRLDGMTNMYGNGNASEQIVERLKTEPINQSLLMKRFYDIDFATPPIAAG from the coding sequence ATGAGAACCGTCGCCGTCGTTACCGCAGGCCGATCTGACTGGGGCATCTACCTCCCGGTTCTAAAAGCAATTCAGGCCACGGATGAATTGAAACTACAGCTTATCGTGACCGGTGCGCATTCCAGCTCACTATACGGATCCACGATAAGTGAAATCGAAGCAGCCGGGTTCGATGTCAGCGAAAGCGTCGAAATGTTGATGCTTAACGATTCCCCGGAATCGATTGCAAAGTCGATGGGAATCGGCATGCTTGGGATCGCTCAAGTCTACCGACGCACTCAGCCCGACATTTTGCTTGTCTTGGGTGACCGTTTTGAAATGCATGCTGCTGCAACCGCAGCTGTACCGTTCAAACTTCCTATCGCTCACATCCATGGTGGTGAAGTAACCGAAGGAGCAATTGATGATGCGTTCCGCCATAGCATCACCAAATATAGTCACCTCCACTTTGTCTCCACGGCAGCCCATGCAAAACGGGTCATCCAGCTGGGCGAAGAACCATGGCGTGTCACCGTCTGCGGTGCCCCTGGCCTGGATAACCTACGAACATTAACACTCCTAACATCCGCCGAACTAGAGCATCGCTTAAAAATCCAGTTCACCTCCCCTCCCCTTCTCGTGACCTTCCACCCCGTAACATTGGAATTCGAGCAAACCGATGATCAAGCGGAGCAGTTCTTTGCGGCTTTGGCGAATTTTGATATGCCAATCATTGTTACCAAGCCCAATGCCGACACCAGCGGGCAAAACATCCTTCAGCATTTAGATGAATTCGGCAAGCGACCAAATGTACGCGTTGTCGACAACCTTGGCACTCAGGCATTTTTCAGTTTGATGTCTCACGCCGCTGCAATGGTCGGCAACTCTTCTAGTGGAATCATTGAAACCGCCTCCTTTCAGCTTCCGACAGTCAATGTCGGACTTCGACAGCACGGGAGATCACGCTCTCGAAATGTGTTGGACGTTGATTGCCGAACAGAATCGATAACCAAAGCGATTCGTCAAGCATTGTCGACTGAATTTCGCAAACGTCTGGATGGCATGACCAACATGTACGGAAACGGTAACGCGTCAGAACAAATTGTCGAGCGACTGAAAACAGAGCCGATCAACCAATCGCTATTGATGAAACGGTTTTATGACATCGACTTTGCAACTCCACCGATCGCCGCAGGATAA
- the neuB gene encoding N-acetylneuraminate synthase: MPLSIEIAGRKVGPGNPCFIIAEAGVNHNGSTELAIELIDAAADAGADAVKFQTFNAQKLASANAPQADYQRLAAKKIETQLQMLQRLELSAEAHRTLIEHCQKRNIVFLSTPFEEESATFLDTLDVPAFKIPSGEITNLPFLAHVARTGRPMIVSTGMCNLGEVEEAVGAIEATGHCQMVLLHCVSNYPANPADVNLRAMLTLQAAFNLPVGYSDHTLGTAVGTASVALGACVLEKHFTLDCNLPGPDHQASIEPAELKYLVQAIRVVESAMGDGRKTPVSNESNTSAVARKSLVAANNIAAGDEITEALLAIKRPGNGLPPKMKSFVVARRARVDIAAGELLRLEDIE; encoded by the coding sequence ATGCCGTTATCCATTGAAATTGCTGGAAGGAAAGTAGGCCCCGGCAATCCTTGCTTCATCATCGCCGAAGCGGGCGTGAATCATAACGGCAGCACGGAACTTGCGATCGAACTGATCGACGCAGCGGCGGACGCAGGTGCTGACGCTGTCAAATTCCAAACGTTTAATGCACAAAAGCTTGCCTCCGCAAACGCCCCCCAGGCAGATTACCAACGCCTGGCCGCAAAGAAGATCGAAACCCAACTGCAAATGCTCCAACGCTTAGAGCTTTCAGCCGAAGCGCACCGCACCCTTATCGAGCATTGCCAAAAAAGGAATATCGTTTTTCTGTCGACACCATTCGAAGAAGAAAGTGCAACCTTCCTAGACACTTTAGATGTTCCTGCCTTTAAGATCCCTTCTGGCGAGATCACAAACCTTCCATTCCTTGCGCACGTCGCTCGGACCGGTCGCCCGATGATCGTTTCCACCGGGATGTGCAATCTGGGGGAGGTCGAAGAAGCGGTAGGGGCGATTGAAGCGACCGGACATTGCCAAATGGTGCTTCTGCACTGTGTTAGCAACTACCCCGCGAATCCAGCGGATGTGAACTTGCGAGCGATGCTAACCTTGCAAGCCGCTTTTAATCTCCCCGTAGGCTACTCGGATCATACGCTGGGCACTGCAGTGGGCACGGCTTCTGTAGCGCTGGGGGCCTGCGTCCTCGAGAAACATTTCACACTGGACTGCAACCTTCCAGGCCCCGACCATCAAGCATCGATCGAACCCGCGGAACTGAAATACTTGGTCCAAGCCATTCGTGTCGTCGAATCCGCCATGGGAGATGGACGCAAAACTCCGGTCAGCAACGAATCCAACACCTCCGCTGTCGCCCGCAAAAGTCTTGTCGCTGCCAACAACATCGCTGCAGGCGATGAGATCACAGAGGCCTTGTTAGCGATCAAACGACCAGGCAACGGGCTCCCCCCAAAAATGAAATCGTTCGTTGTCGCCAGACGTGCTCGGGTTGACATCGCGGCTGGGGAATTGCTTCGGTTAGAGGATATCGAATGA